CTAAGGATACCGGTAATTGTTCCACCCTGTATCATAAAATATGAATATCCGTGTGCAAATCCAAACACTAATCCGCCCAAGATGACGGATACTTTGAAATTAAATGCTTTTCGCAGCTCTCGATGCAAATAACCTCGAAAAACAAATTCTTCTCCGCATCCAACAATAATTAAGTAAAACCAGAAAGCGTATAACCTCTCGGGCAGAATGATTGTTACCAATGTGGCACAAACGCCAATAAGCCCCCAAGGTATCCACTTGGAATGTGTCTCTGTTTTCCTGAAATCTGCACTGCGAAAATATGTTGCTGCAAAAGGAATCGCAGCAGCAGCTTGAATAACATCATACAATATGCGTCTTATTATATTGGAATTTGTGAGATCTTGCAACACCGCTAATGGTAAGATTTTGGCAAACGCAACCGATATTAGCAAATACATCAACACGACAAACAGTGCAATTATAGATTTTTTATAATGTGCTTTATTCAAGGATGAACCTCTCTTTTTCTACAGCTTCATCAAGCCGATGAAGAAGGGAAATATCCGTGCAAAACATTGTTAGGGTATGCAGCAATCTCCACAATGTTATCGCAGCAGTTCTCGATCAGCTCCCTGTCGTGGGTGATCACGAGAATGGTTCTGCCATGCCGCGCTTCGCTTTTCAGCCTTTCTGCGATCAGGCGCATGTTCCGCCCGTCAAGGCCGCTGGTGGGCTCATCAAGAATCAGTATCCTGCGGCCGGAAAAGATGGCGCAGGCGATGGCAAGGCGCTGCTTCTGCCCGCCGGACAGGGCAGACGGGTGCGCGTCCCTGTACTCGTAAAGCCCAAACTCTTTGAGCAGGTTCCTTGCCCGGTCTTTGCTTTCTTCTGTCAATTCGGTATTCAGCAGCAGCTCCTCCGCCACGCTTGCCGTGAAGAACTGCGTTGACGTGTCGTTGCCGCAGTAATAGATCTCCCTGCGCCGGACTGCCGTTCTTGCTTTTTTCCCGTCTATCAGGATATGCCCCCTTGTCTGCTTCGCCAGCCCGCAGAGGATCTGCGCAAGGGTGGTTTTCCCCGCGCCGTTTTGCCCCGTTATGGCGGTCACCTTGCCCTCTGGAACGGACAGCGAAATATCCTCAAAAATAACTTCTTTGCGTATTCTTTTCGAGAGCCCTGCTGTCTTCAAGACGGCAGGGCTTTCGTCCAATACGGAGGGAGCGGGAAGGCTCTTTCCCTCGTGCGGAGAGCGCAGGCCCATACCCAAGATGTCTGCTTCCGGCAGGATGAGCAAATCCTCCGGTGTATACTCGGCCGCTATTCTGCCGTCTCGCAGATATAAAAACCGGTCTGCGATCCCCATCAGCCAGTCAATCCTATGCTCCGCGATGAGCAGGGTAAAGCCCTGTTCCTTGAGCTGCCGGAGGGTCTGCGCAAGCTGCCTCGTCCCGGCGGCATCGAGGTTGGCCGTCGGCTCGTCGCACACAAAGACCTTTGGCTTCATGGCATATACGGACGCAATGGCCGCCCGCTGCTTTTCTCCGCTTGAGAGGGCGTCAACTGCCCTGTCTTTCAAATGGGACAGCTGCAATGCCTCTATGGCGGCGTCCGTCCTCTCCCGTATCTCCCGGGCGGACAGGCCATAATTCTCGCAGGGAAAGGCCACCTCTCCGGCAAGCTCGGAGGAAAAGAACTGGCTTTTGGGGTCCTGAAAGACGCTTCCCACCAAACGCCCGATCTCCCATGTGGAAAGCCTTGATATGTCCTTGCCGTCTATCCTCACGCTCCCGCTGAAAACTCCGGGGTAGTAGGACGGCGCAAGCCCGTTGACAAGCCTTGTCACGGTGGTCTTGCCGCAGCCGGAAAGCCCCGTCAGCACGACGCATTCGCCACTTTTTACCAAAATGGAGATGTCCTGTACGCCTCTGTCCGAGTT
This window of the Oscillospiraceae bacterium genome carries:
- a CDS encoding ABC transporter ATP-binding protein, coding for MIELTHASFQYENSDRGVQDISILVKSGECVVLTGLSGCGKTTVTRLVNGLAPSYYPGVFSGSVRIDGKDISRLSTWEIGRLVGSVFQDPKSQFFSSELAGEVAFPCENYGLSAREIRERTDAAIEALQLSHLKDRAVDALSSGEKQRAAIASVYAMKPKVFVCDEPTANLDAAGTRQLAQTLRQLKEQGFTLLIAEHRIDWLMGIADRFLYLRDGRIAAEYTPEDLLILPEADILGMGLRSPHEGKSLPAPSVLDESPAVLKTAGLSKRIRKEVIFEDISLSVPEGKVTAITGQNGAGKTTLAQILCGLAKQTRGHILIDGKKARTAVRRREIYYCGNDTSTQFFTASVAEELLLNTELTEESKDRARNLLKEFGLYEYRDAHPSALSGGQKQRLAIACAIFSGRRILILDEPTSGLDGRNMRLIAERLKSEARHGRTILVITHDRELIENCCDNIVEIAAYPNNVLHGYFPSSSA